In Myxocyprinus asiaticus isolate MX2 ecotype Aquarium Trade chromosome 46, UBuf_Myxa_2, whole genome shotgun sequence, a single window of DNA contains:
- the LOC127436058 gene encoding DENN domain-containing protein 2A-like isoform X1, translating into MPSASTMTGGRALLLCTNTEDCIYQSAKGLHCCGLKLDQAQSVVLQRPDLCGVGDSLKSLRNLNQSPGDTIMLAQKGPSNPRPIENGLTSCNKSPRTPSGLKSTASIRDKISQWEGKTEPTGVTPQTVVLNETEGVKKVQNEVQRKDSKRVFNRERQNSGKENGSKFEETQHISEGPMKDKEWILDKAPLGKTTETSQDKKLVLTHIKKLEQAMKETSSKSSLAMPGSYFCPASKEEQEEMEKRGVEPIFGVLDVVSSRPGSRRGCDPENVYSEPGAPSINPLPKPQRTFQHHTQTKNPTAIQSSIKGRRNLPPLPSIPPPPLPSCPPPPGVCRRPSGRTRERNNRKSYEFEDLLQSAAESCRADLYELSKLGLTRTLSEENVYEDILDPPSKENPYEDIELESRCLGSRYPVPSSPSSPIPSKLSSKSGFFRQNSERCSFKLLELRKTGRDGGIASPPRVSPPSTPSSPDDTPCLSGDPYNRRRRKIPKMVQKINGIFEARRGKKKMKRVSQSTESSSGRVTDENSESESDTEEKLKAHSQRLVSVQSMLRQTGRYRTLERDLMELQERKLFEYFLVVALHKTKAGVPYLPEVTQQFPLKLERSFKFMREAEDQLKVIPQFCFPDSKDWAPVDNFPSETFSFVLTGEDGSRRFGYCRRLLPSGKGRRLPEVYCIVSRLGCFDLFSKILDEVEKRRAISPALVQPFMRGIMEAPFPAPGRTISIKNFLPGSGTEVIELCRPSDSRLEHVDFECLFSSLSLRLLLRVFASLLLERRVIFTADKLSTLSKCCHAMVALLYPFTWQHTYIPVLPPSMMDIVCTPTPFIVGLLSSSLARLKELPLEEVLVIDLGNSRFLRQMDDEDSILPHKLQAALEHVLERRKELVHDVADNPSEPGSLSTVVSEAFVRFFVEIVGHYALFMGGSDRDEESSASSSSSPTPSSFQREAFRKAVTSKSLRRFLEVFMETQMFAAFVQEREFRRQGLKGLFEVRAQDYLDSLPGSENRGVNKFLKGLGNKMKFLSKK; encoded by the exons GCTCCACTGCTGCGGGTTGAAGCTCGACCAGGCCCAATCTGTGGTGCTTCAGCGGCCAGACCTGTGTGGGGTCGGGgacagtctcaagtctttgagaaACCTCAACCAAAGCCCAGGAGACACCATCATGCTTGCTCAAAAGGGGCCCTCCAATCCTCGGCCCATTGAGAATGGTCTGACCAGTTGTAACAAGTCCCCACGGACTCCCTCAGGTCTCAAAAGTACAGCCAGCATTCGGGACAAGATCTCCCAATGGGAAGGTAAAACAGAGCCAACCGGGGTGACCCCCCAAACCGTAGTACTAAACGAGACTGAAGGTGTGAAAAAGGTCCAGAATGAAGTACAAAGGAAAGACAGCAAGAGAGTTTTTAACCGGGAGAGACAAAACTCTGGAAAAGAGAACGGAAGTAAGTTTGAAGAAACTCAGCACATTTCTGAGGGACCGATGAAGGACAAAGAATGGATTTTGGACAAAGCCCCGTTGGGGAAAACAACAGAAACCAGTCAGGATAAAAAGTTGGTATTGACACACATTAAAAAACTTGAGCAAGCCATGAAGGAGACTTCTTCCAAGTCGTCCTTGGCTATGCCAGGCAGTTATTTCTGCCCTGCTTCCAAGGAGGAACAGGAGGAGATGGAGAAGAGGGGGGTGGAACCAATCTTCGGGGTTCTGGACGTGGTAAGCAGCCGACCTGGCAGCCGTCGAGGTTGTGATCCTGAGAATGTCTACAGTGAACCTGGAGCACCTTCTATTAATCCTTTACCCAAACCCCAAAGAACCTTTCAacaccacacacagacaaaaaaccCCACAGCCATACAAAGTTCCATCAAGGGTCGGCGGAATCTACCCCCTTTACCTTCCATACCTCCCCCACCCCTTCCATCCTGCCCCCCACCTCCAGGGGTTTGTAGAAGACCATCAGGACGAACTCGAGAGAGAAACAACAG GAAATCTTATGAGTTTGAGGACCTTCTACAGTCAGCAGCGGAGAGTTGTCGAGCGGATTTGTACGAGCTTTCTAAGCTAGGACTCACTCGCACTTTATCTGAAGAAAATGTCTATGAGGATATCCTAG ATCCTCCATCGAAGGAGAACCCATATGAAGATATAGAGTTAGAAAGTCGATGTCTTGGGAGCAGGTATCCTGTTCCCTCGTCTCCTTCCTCGCCTATTCCTTCCAAG CTCTCTTCTAAGTCTGGCTTCTTCAGGCAGAACTCAGAGCGATGTAGTTTCAAGCTGCTGGAGCTGCGCAAGACTGGCAGAGACGGTGGCATCGCATCCCCACCGCGAGTCAGTCCTCCATCAACGCCCAGCAGCCCCGATGACACCCCGTGCCTGTCTGGTGACCCCTACAACAGGAGACGCAGAAAAATTCCAAAG atGGTGCAAAAAATCAACGGCATCTTTGAGGCCCGTCGTGGGAAAAAGAAGATGAAAAGGGTCTCACAGTCAACCGAGTCCAGTTCGGGAAGAG TGACAGATGAAAACAGCGAGTCCGAAAGTGACACGGAGGAGAAACTGAAAG CTCACAGTCAGCGATTAGTGTCGGTTCAGTCTATGTTGAGGCAAACCGGTCGCTATCGCACTCTGGAGCGGGACTTGATGGAACTTCAGGAGAGGAAGTTGTTCGAGTACTTCCTTGTTGTGGCCCTTCATAAGACCAAAGCAGGTGTACCGTATTTACCGGAAGTCACACAACAGTTCCCCCTCAAG TTGGAACGCAGCTTTAAATTTATGCGTGAGGCTGAAGACCAGCTGAAAGTCATTCCGCAGTTCTGTTTTCCTGACTCAAAAGACTGGGCACCTGTGGACAATTTCCCCAG TGAGACCTTCTCATTCGTCTTAACCGGAGAAGATGGGAGTCGGAGATTTGGCTACTGTCGACGTTTACTG ccCAGTGGTAAAGGAAGGCGTCTACCTGAAGTCTACTGTATTGTGAGCAGGTTGGGCTGTTTTGACCTGTTTTCTAAG ATACTGGATGAGGTGGAGAAGAGACGAGCCATTTCTCCTGCGCTGGTCCAGCCGTTCATGAGAGGAATCATGGAAGCTCCGTTTCCAGCACCGGGCCGAACCATCAGCATAAAGAACTTCCTGCCGGGCTCAGGAACAGAA GTGATTGAATTATGTCGCCCTTCAGATTCCCGTTTGGAACACGTGGATTTTGAGTGTTTATTTTCTTCTCTGAGTTTGCGGTTACTTCTGCGAGTGTTTGCTTCTCTTTTGTTGGAGCGGAGGGTGATCTTCACTGCTGACAAACTCAG tacACTCTCTAAGTGTTGTCATGCCATGGTGGCATTGCTCTACCCGTTCACCTGGCAACACACATACATCCCAGTTCTTCCACCTTCCATGATGGACATTGTGTGTACTCCAACACCCTTCATTGTTGGGCTGCTGTCCAGCTCTCTGGCCCGTTTAAAAGAGCTCCCGCTAGAGGAG GTCCTGGTGATTGACCTTGGCAACAGTCGTTTCCTGCGACAG ATGGATGATGAGGACTCTATTCTGCCTCATAAACTCCAGGCTGCTCTGGAACATGTTCTAGAGAGGAGAAAAGAACTGGTCCATGATGTCGCAGATAATCCAAGTG AACCCGGTTCTCTCAGCACTGTGGTGTCCGAGGCATTCGTGCGATTCTTTGTGGAAATCGTGGGTCATTATGCACTCTTTATGGGCGGCAGCGACCGTGACGAAGAATCCTCAGCCTCGTCTTCCTCCTCTCCAACTCCATCATCATTCCAGCGTGAGGCGTTCCGTAAGGCAGTGACCTCCAAAAGCCTGCGGAGATTCCTGGAGGTCTTCATGGAGACGCAGATGTTTGCCGCGTTTGTGCAGGAGAGAGAGTTCCGGCGGCAGGGCCTGAAAG
- the LOC127436058 gene encoding DENN domain-containing protein 2A-like isoform X2, with protein sequence MPSASTMTGGRALLLCTNTEDCIYQSAKGLHCCGLKLDQAQSVVLQRPDLCGVGDSLKSLRNLNQSPGDTIMLAQKGPSNPRPIENGLTSCNKSPRTPSGLKSTASIRDKISQWEGKTEPTGVTPQTVVLNETEGVKKVQNEVQRKDSKRVFNRERQNSGKENGSKFEETQHISEGPMKDKEWILDKAPLGKTTETSQDKKLVLTHIKKLEQAMKETSSKSSLAMPGSYFCPASKEEQEEMEKRGVEPIFGVLDVVSSRPGSRRGCDPENVYSEPGAPSINPLPKPQRTFQHHTQTKNPTAIQSSIKGRRNLPPLPSIPPPPLPSCPPPPGVCRRPSGRTRERNNRKSYEFEDLLQSAAESCRADLYELSKLGLTRTLSEENVYEDILDPPSKENPYEDIELESRCLGSRYPVPSSPSSPIPSKSGFFRQNSERCSFKLLELRKTGRDGGIASPPRVSPPSTPSSPDDTPCLSGDPYNRRRRKIPKMVQKINGIFEARRGKKKMKRVSQSTESSSGRVTDENSESESDTEEKLKAHSQRLVSVQSMLRQTGRYRTLERDLMELQERKLFEYFLVVALHKTKAGVPYLPEVTQQFPLKLERSFKFMREAEDQLKVIPQFCFPDSKDWAPVDNFPSETFSFVLTGEDGSRRFGYCRRLLPSGKGRRLPEVYCIVSRLGCFDLFSKILDEVEKRRAISPALVQPFMRGIMEAPFPAPGRTISIKNFLPGSGTEVIELCRPSDSRLEHVDFECLFSSLSLRLLLRVFASLLLERRVIFTADKLSTLSKCCHAMVALLYPFTWQHTYIPVLPPSMMDIVCTPTPFIVGLLSSSLARLKELPLEEVLVIDLGNSRFLRQMDDEDSILPHKLQAALEHVLERRKELVHDVADNPSEPGSLSTVVSEAFVRFFVEIVGHYALFMGGSDRDEESSASSSSSPTPSSFQREAFRKAVTSKSLRRFLEVFMETQMFAAFVQEREFRRQGLKGLFEVRAQDYLDSLPGSENRGVNKFLKGLGNKMKFLSKK encoded by the exons GCTCCACTGCTGCGGGTTGAAGCTCGACCAGGCCCAATCTGTGGTGCTTCAGCGGCCAGACCTGTGTGGGGTCGGGgacagtctcaagtctttgagaaACCTCAACCAAAGCCCAGGAGACACCATCATGCTTGCTCAAAAGGGGCCCTCCAATCCTCGGCCCATTGAGAATGGTCTGACCAGTTGTAACAAGTCCCCACGGACTCCCTCAGGTCTCAAAAGTACAGCCAGCATTCGGGACAAGATCTCCCAATGGGAAGGTAAAACAGAGCCAACCGGGGTGACCCCCCAAACCGTAGTACTAAACGAGACTGAAGGTGTGAAAAAGGTCCAGAATGAAGTACAAAGGAAAGACAGCAAGAGAGTTTTTAACCGGGAGAGACAAAACTCTGGAAAAGAGAACGGAAGTAAGTTTGAAGAAACTCAGCACATTTCTGAGGGACCGATGAAGGACAAAGAATGGATTTTGGACAAAGCCCCGTTGGGGAAAACAACAGAAACCAGTCAGGATAAAAAGTTGGTATTGACACACATTAAAAAACTTGAGCAAGCCATGAAGGAGACTTCTTCCAAGTCGTCCTTGGCTATGCCAGGCAGTTATTTCTGCCCTGCTTCCAAGGAGGAACAGGAGGAGATGGAGAAGAGGGGGGTGGAACCAATCTTCGGGGTTCTGGACGTGGTAAGCAGCCGACCTGGCAGCCGTCGAGGTTGTGATCCTGAGAATGTCTACAGTGAACCTGGAGCACCTTCTATTAATCCTTTACCCAAACCCCAAAGAACCTTTCAacaccacacacagacaaaaaaccCCACAGCCATACAAAGTTCCATCAAGGGTCGGCGGAATCTACCCCCTTTACCTTCCATACCTCCCCCACCCCTTCCATCCTGCCCCCCACCTCCAGGGGTTTGTAGAAGACCATCAGGACGAACTCGAGAGAGAAACAACAG GAAATCTTATGAGTTTGAGGACCTTCTACAGTCAGCAGCGGAGAGTTGTCGAGCGGATTTGTACGAGCTTTCTAAGCTAGGACTCACTCGCACTTTATCTGAAGAAAATGTCTATGAGGATATCCTAG ATCCTCCATCGAAGGAGAACCCATATGAAGATATAGAGTTAGAAAGTCGATGTCTTGGGAGCAGGTATCCTGTTCCCTCGTCTCCTTCCTCGCCTATTCCTTCCAAG TCTGGCTTCTTCAGGCAGAACTCAGAGCGATGTAGTTTCAAGCTGCTGGAGCTGCGCAAGACTGGCAGAGACGGTGGCATCGCATCCCCACCGCGAGTCAGTCCTCCATCAACGCCCAGCAGCCCCGATGACACCCCGTGCCTGTCTGGTGACCCCTACAACAGGAGACGCAGAAAAATTCCAAAG atGGTGCAAAAAATCAACGGCATCTTTGAGGCCCGTCGTGGGAAAAAGAAGATGAAAAGGGTCTCACAGTCAACCGAGTCCAGTTCGGGAAGAG TGACAGATGAAAACAGCGAGTCCGAAAGTGACACGGAGGAGAAACTGAAAG CTCACAGTCAGCGATTAGTGTCGGTTCAGTCTATGTTGAGGCAAACCGGTCGCTATCGCACTCTGGAGCGGGACTTGATGGAACTTCAGGAGAGGAAGTTGTTCGAGTACTTCCTTGTTGTGGCCCTTCATAAGACCAAAGCAGGTGTACCGTATTTACCGGAAGTCACACAACAGTTCCCCCTCAAG TTGGAACGCAGCTTTAAATTTATGCGTGAGGCTGAAGACCAGCTGAAAGTCATTCCGCAGTTCTGTTTTCCTGACTCAAAAGACTGGGCACCTGTGGACAATTTCCCCAG TGAGACCTTCTCATTCGTCTTAACCGGAGAAGATGGGAGTCGGAGATTTGGCTACTGTCGACGTTTACTG ccCAGTGGTAAAGGAAGGCGTCTACCTGAAGTCTACTGTATTGTGAGCAGGTTGGGCTGTTTTGACCTGTTTTCTAAG ATACTGGATGAGGTGGAGAAGAGACGAGCCATTTCTCCTGCGCTGGTCCAGCCGTTCATGAGAGGAATCATGGAAGCTCCGTTTCCAGCACCGGGCCGAACCATCAGCATAAAGAACTTCCTGCCGGGCTCAGGAACAGAA GTGATTGAATTATGTCGCCCTTCAGATTCCCGTTTGGAACACGTGGATTTTGAGTGTTTATTTTCTTCTCTGAGTTTGCGGTTACTTCTGCGAGTGTTTGCTTCTCTTTTGTTGGAGCGGAGGGTGATCTTCACTGCTGACAAACTCAG tacACTCTCTAAGTGTTGTCATGCCATGGTGGCATTGCTCTACCCGTTCACCTGGCAACACACATACATCCCAGTTCTTCCACCTTCCATGATGGACATTGTGTGTACTCCAACACCCTTCATTGTTGGGCTGCTGTCCAGCTCTCTGGCCCGTTTAAAAGAGCTCCCGCTAGAGGAG GTCCTGGTGATTGACCTTGGCAACAGTCGTTTCCTGCGACAG ATGGATGATGAGGACTCTATTCTGCCTCATAAACTCCAGGCTGCTCTGGAACATGTTCTAGAGAGGAGAAAAGAACTGGTCCATGATGTCGCAGATAATCCAAGTG AACCCGGTTCTCTCAGCACTGTGGTGTCCGAGGCATTCGTGCGATTCTTTGTGGAAATCGTGGGTCATTATGCACTCTTTATGGGCGGCAGCGACCGTGACGAAGAATCCTCAGCCTCGTCTTCCTCCTCTCCAACTCCATCATCATTCCAGCGTGAGGCGTTCCGTAAGGCAGTGACCTCCAAAAGCCTGCGGAGATTCCTGGAGGTCTTCATGGAGACGCAGATGTTTGCCGCGTTTGTGCAGGAGAGAGAGTTCCGGCGGCAGGGCCTGAAAG